One window of Deinococcus metalli genomic DNA carries:
- the parB gene encoding ParB/RepB/Spo0J family partition protein ParB: protein MSKKSSLGRGLDALLARPAAEATGPQVQTLKIDRIVQAAYQPRQVFESGALAELAQSIREKGVLQPLLVRPRGDAFEIVAGERRWRASQLAGLTELPVIIRDLADRDALEIAIVENLQREDLGPLEEARAYQALLDHGLNQEGVAQAVGKGRSTVANALRLLSLPAPALGALEAGEISAGHARAILAQPEGDRLWALEQIRARSLNVRESEGLKREARTPQPVKVNPPRAYRQVELDLSRRTGTRVKIIGADKGRVELNYASREELDRILELLGYSAE, encoded by the coding sequence GTGTCGAAAAAATCTAGTCTCGGGCGCGGCCTGGACGCGCTGCTGGCGCGCCCGGCGGCCGAGGCGACCGGTCCCCAGGTGCAGACTCTGAAGATCGACCGGATCGTGCAGGCGGCGTACCAGCCCCGTCAGGTGTTCGAGTCCGGCGCGCTCGCCGAACTCGCCCAGAGCATCCGCGAGAAGGGGGTGCTGCAACCGCTGCTCGTGCGGCCGCGCGGCGACGCCTTCGAGATCGTGGCCGGCGAGCGCCGCTGGCGCGCCAGCCAGCTCGCTGGACTCACCGAGCTGCCGGTCATCATCCGCGACCTGGCAGATCGGGACGCGCTGGAAATTGCAATCGTTGAGAACCTCCAGCGTGAGGACCTGGGGCCGCTGGAAGAAGCGCGCGCGTACCAGGCGCTGCTGGACCACGGCCTGAACCAGGAGGGCGTGGCGCAGGCGGTCGGCAAGGGCCGCAGCACCGTCGCCAACGCGCTACGCCTGCTCAGCCTGCCGGCCCCGGCCCTCGGTGCGCTCGAAGCCGGGGAGATCAGCGCCGGCCACGCGCGCGCGATCCTGGCGCAGCCGGAGGGAGACCGGCTGTGGGCCCTGGAGCAGATCCGTGCCCGGAGCCTGAACGTCCGCGAGTCCGAGGGCCTGAAGCGCGAGGCGCGGACGCCCCAGCCCGTGAAGGTCAACCCGCCCCGCGCCTACCGGCAGGTGGAGCTTGACCTCAGCCGCCGCACCGGCACCCGCGTGAAAATCATCGGGGCCGATAAGGGGCGCGTGGAGCTGAATTATGCCAGCCGTGAGGAACTCGACCGGATTCTCGAACTGCTCGGTTACAGCGCGGAGTAG
- a CDS encoding AraC family transcriptional regulator, with translation MAYREFPPDARLRGLVRTYWQVEDYHDVDQQEHLFMPERTVRVTFYAGASFQTFERGATPQRMPDATLYGLSLAPQRVVSVGLTRALGAELYPWGARQLLDWDAGEREIDLSVRFPQVSAEICALLALNDWTGARERLDAWLLSRWTLGAREPGKAVHAAAQLYLSLGTARIGTLADELNVSPRQLERQFVQQVGVNAKTLARLIRFEEVHNRLWGHPDQLLTDLAYDLGFADQAHLTREFRALSSMTPGAFARMTARRRGERGPEAEWTIPDPTGTFSDLMDLGGPASTRLTG, from the coding sequence ATGGCGTACCGCGAATTCCCCCCGGATGCCCGGCTGCGCGGGCTGGTGCGCACGTACTGGCAGGTCGAGGACTACCACGACGTGGACCAGCAGGAACACCTGTTCATGCCGGAACGCACGGTGCGGGTCACGTTCTACGCCGGAGCGTCCTTCCAGACCTTCGAGCGCGGCGCCACGCCGCAGCGTATGCCGGACGCCACGCTGTACGGCCTGAGCCTCGCGCCGCAGCGGGTGGTGTCGGTGGGGCTCACGCGGGCGCTGGGCGCGGAACTGTACCCGTGGGGCGCGCGGCAGCTGCTGGACTGGGACGCCGGCGAGCGCGAGATCGACCTCAGCGTCCGTTTCCCGCAGGTCAGTGCAGAGATCTGCGCGCTGCTCGCCCTGAACGACTGGACCGGAGCGCGCGAGCGGCTGGACGCGTGGCTGCTGTCGCGGTGGACGTTGGGCGCCCGGGAGCCGGGCAAGGCCGTGCACGCGGCGGCGCAGCTGTACCTCAGCCTGGGCACCGCCAGGATCGGTACGCTGGCCGACGAGCTGAACGTCAGCCCCCGGCAGCTCGAGCGGCAGTTCGTGCAGCAGGTGGGCGTGAACGCCAAGACGCTGGCCCGCCTGATCCGCTTCGAGGAAGTCCACAACCGCCTGTGGGGCCACCCGGATCAGCTCCTCACGGACCTCGCCTACGACCTGGGCTTCGCCGACCAGGCCCACCTGACGCGGGAATTTCGCGCGCTGAGCAGCATGACGCCGGGCGCCTTCGCCCGCATGACGGCCCGGCGCCGCGGCGAACGTGGCCCCGAGGCCGAGTGGACCATTCCCGACCCGACCGGCACGTTCTCGGACCTCATGGACCTGGGCGGCCCCGCCTCGACCCGTCTCACCGGGTGA
- a CDS encoding ParA family protein: protein MKALGIVNQKGGVGKTTTAVNLAAYLAAGGRRVLLLDMDPQGNATSGLGLRGAEHGLYEALGDPSRTAEYSRTTAQPGLDVLPSTPDLAGAGVELADDPDALGRLLASVRDYDLVIVDAPPSLGPLTVNVLAAVDALLIPLQAEYYALEGLAGLMETVERVQGGLNPRLKVLGVVLTMFDGRTNLSQEVETMVRQHFGELVFWSVVPRNVRLSEAPSYAKPINAFAPLSSGAASYKRLAEEVLQRVEKI, encoded by the coding sequence TTGAAAGCCCTCGGAATCGTGAACCAGAAAGGTGGCGTCGGCAAGACCACGACGGCCGTCAACCTCGCCGCCTACCTGGCGGCGGGTGGGCGGCGCGTGCTGCTGCTGGACATGGATCCGCAGGGCAACGCCACCAGCGGTCTGGGCCTGCGCGGCGCTGAGCACGGCCTGTACGAGGCGCTGGGCGATCCGTCCCGGACAGCCGAGTACAGCCGCACGACTGCCCAGCCGGGGCTGGACGTCCTGCCGTCGACGCCGGATCTGGCTGGGGCGGGCGTCGAACTGGCCGACGACCCGGACGCCCTGGGCCGCCTGCTGGCGAGCGTCCGCGACTATGACCTCGTGATCGTGGACGCCCCGCCCAGCCTGGGGCCGCTGACGGTGAACGTGCTGGCCGCCGTGGACGCCCTGCTGATCCCGCTCCAGGCCGAGTACTACGCGCTGGAGGGGCTGGCCGGCCTGATGGAGACGGTGGAGCGGGTGCAGGGGGGGCTGAACCCGCGCCTGAAGGTGCTGGGTGTGGTACTGACGATGTTCGACGGCCGCACCAACCTGTCGCAGGAAGTCGAGACGATGGTGCGCCAGCACTTCGGGGAACTCGTGTTCTGGTCCGTGGTGCCGCGCAACGTCCGCCTCTCGGAAGCCCCCAGTTACGCCAAGCCCATCAACGCCTTCGCGCCGCTATCGAGTGGCGCGGCGTCGTACAAGCGCTTGGCCGAGGAGGTGCTGCAACGTGTCGAAAAAATCTAG
- the mnmG gene encoding tRNA uridine-5-carboxymethylaminomethyl(34) synthesis enzyme MnmG produces the protein MSDWDVLVIGGGHAGLEAAWTAAKLCRTALLIGNPATIGRMPCNPAVGGPGKSQLVFEIQALGGLMGRLADATAIHTRMLNASKGPAVQSLRVQNERDAYAEHAQDVILGHPALDVLRGEAADLEPDDRGGWFVVTSDGRRFHARSVVVAAGTFMRGVTWYGRHSRPEGRQGEPPSRFLSSPLAAGGHILKRYKTGTPPRVRADSVDFASLLEIPADPRPSGFTGSPSPRATESPTWQTHTTARTHALIQENLHESPMYAGDIDGRGPRYCPSIEDKVVRFAHHDRHLLFVEPDGVQTSEVYLQGFSSSLPPNLQDVLVRTLPGFESAVIQRYAYAVEYDVVDSTELTLQLESRFLPGVFTAGQLNGTSGYEEAAAQGLVAGLSAARRALGLAPHAFERESGYLGVMLDDLVFKGSDEPYRMMTSRVEHRLLCRQDNADERLAAAGHALGLIDRHELSRVEEKYGRVGAAISALRSQRLNGQTADAWLRRPEFGLDDVEAMGATLPSLSGTERDAVQIRVKYEGYIQRAEGQVAAEQRAQQLSLADVAYAAVEGLSNEGREKLTRHAPATLAQASRLSGVRHADISALLVHLKRHGVSRET, from the coding sequence ATGAGCGACTGGGACGTCCTGGTAATTGGTGGCGGGCACGCGGGCCTGGAGGCGGCATGGACGGCCGCCAAGCTGTGCCGCACGGCCCTGCTGATCGGCAATCCGGCCACCATCGGCCGCATGCCGTGTAACCCGGCGGTCGGCGGGCCGGGCAAGAGTCAGCTCGTCTTCGAGATCCAGGCCCTGGGCGGCCTGATGGGCCGATTGGCGGACGCCACGGCCATCCACACCCGAATGCTGAACGCCAGTAAGGGTCCGGCGGTGCAGTCACTGCGCGTGCAGAACGAGCGCGACGCCTACGCGGAACACGCGCAGGACGTGATCCTGGGGCACCCGGCGCTGGACGTGCTGCGCGGCGAGGCGGCCGATCTGGAACCGGACGACCGCGGCGGGTGGTTCGTCGTGACGTCCGACGGCCGGCGCTTCCACGCGCGCAGCGTGGTGGTCGCCGCCGGGACATTCATGCGCGGCGTGACGTGGTATGGCCGCCACTCCCGGCCCGAGGGGCGGCAGGGCGAGCCGCCGTCGCGGTTCCTCTCGTCGCCCCTGGCGGCCGGCGGCCATATCCTGAAGCGGTACAAGACTGGCACGCCGCCCCGGGTGCGCGCCGATTCGGTCGACTTCGCGTCCCTGCTGGAAATCCCGGCCGACCCGCGGCCCAGCGGATTTACCGGATCTCCGTCGCCACGTGCGACCGAGTCCCCCACATGGCAGACACATACGACCGCTCGGACGCATGCGCTGATCCAGGAGAACCTGCACGAGTCGCCCATGTACGCCGGTGACATCGATGGCCGTGGCCCGCGCTACTGCCCGAGCATCGAGGACAAGGTCGTGCGCTTCGCCCATCACGATCGGCACTTGCTGTTCGTGGAACCCGATGGAGTGCAGACCAGCGAGGTCTACCTCCAGGGATTCAGCTCTTCACTGCCCCCGAACCTGCAGGACGTGCTCGTCCGGACGCTGCCGGGCTTCGAGTCGGCCGTGATCCAGCGCTACGCATATGCCGTGGAATACGACGTGGTGGACTCGACCGAGTTGACGCTCCAGCTCGAGTCCCGCTTCCTGCCCGGCGTGTTCACGGCCGGCCAGCTCAACGGCACCAGCGGCTACGAGGAGGCGGCGGCCCAGGGCCTGGTGGCCGGGCTGTCTGCGGCTCGCCGCGCGCTCGGTCTGGCACCGCACGCCTTTGAGCGTGAGAGCGGCTACCTGGGCGTGATGCTGGACGATCTGGTGTTCAAGGGCAGCGACGAGCCTTACCGCATGATGACGAGCCGTGTGGAACACCGCCTGCTGTGCCGCCAGGATAACGCGGACGAGCGGCTGGCGGCGGCAGGCCACGCCCTGGGGCTGATCGACCGGCACGAACTCAGCCGCGTCGAGGAGAAGTACGGGCGCGTCGGGGCCGCGATCAGTGCCCTCAGGTCGCAGCGTCTGAACGGGCAAACCGCCGACGCATGGCTGCGCCGTCCCGAGTTCGGCCTGGATGATGTTGAGGCGATGGGCGCCACCCTGCCATCCCTCAGCGGAACCGAGCGCGATGCCGTGCAGATCCGCGTCAAGTACGAGGGCTACATCCAGCGTGCCGAGGGGCAGGTCGCGGCGGAACAGCGCGCACAGCAGCTGTCGCTCGCGGACGTGGCCTACGCCGCCGTCGAGGGGTTGTCCAACGAGGGGCGCGAGAAGCTGACTCGTCATGCCCCTGCCACGCTGGCGCAGGCGTCGCGGCTGTCCGGCGTGCGTCACGCCGACATCAGTGCGCTGCTGGTGCACCTGAAGCGTCACGGTGTTTCACGGGAAACGTGA
- a CDS encoding VanW family protein, translated as MTFRPLLALSLGLILHAGLAQAQAPVIPALPPETAPEPAPGAPPQDAPVETPPPPETPVVTPPTELPPAGGTPVPTPPPLVPTPAPQPTPPAPTPQVEATPPISTAPLLITVDSTWPALVDGKVTTVPYSRTLTIPGARAAQLRQRGVITASLDADLTAFVASLPLKPQDARFEEQWDGWAVVQRNGLTIDLAATRRNVLAALTAPQGVKAAVVVTGQTAPARTLEYFRSRGITTLLNTGETNYYGSSPARVTNIHVGAGHFKDRLVDASTVSFNELVGPVTTQTGFVTGLVIAGERTANGVGGGICQVSSTVFRALYGAGLPVLQRQNHSYQVHYYDPQGLDATIYQPSLDLKFRNDTGGALWFQTEWDDAQSRLSVSVFGKARDFTVELGTPRTLKTTPSPADRLLPDPTLASGQRRQVDWAAPGAVIEVTRSFVKNGKAFKQDVLRSSYRPWPNIYLVGTRR; from the coding sequence ATGACGTTTCGCCCGCTGCTGGCCCTGAGCCTCGGCCTGATCCTGCACGCCGGACTGGCGCAGGCGCAGGCTCCCGTCATCCCGGCGCTGCCCCCGGAAACGGCGCCGGAGCCGGCACCCGGCGCTCCGCCCCAGGACGCTCCGGTCGAGACCCCCCCGCCCCCCGAGACGCCGGTGGTCACGCCGCCCACCGAGCTGCCGCCGGCCGGAGGAACGCCAGTGCCGACTCCGCCGCCGCTGGTGCCCACGCCGGCGCCGCAGCCGACCCCGCCTGCCCCCACCCCGCAGGTGGAGGCGACACCGCCCATCAGCACGGCGCCGCTGCTGATCACCGTGGACAGCACATGGCCCGCGCTGGTGGACGGCAAGGTCACGACCGTGCCGTACTCGCGCACGCTGACCATTCCCGGCGCGCGGGCCGCGCAGCTGCGGCAACGCGGCGTGATCACGGCCAGCCTGGACGCTGACCTGACCGCCTTCGTGGCCTCGCTGCCGCTCAAGCCGCAGGACGCGCGGTTCGAGGAACAGTGGGACGGCTGGGCCGTCGTGCAGCGCAACGGCCTGACCATCGACCTGGCGGCCACGCGCCGGAACGTGCTGGCTGCCCTGACGGCCCCGCAGGGCGTGAAGGCGGCGGTGGTCGTCACCGGCCAGACCGCGCCCGCGCGCACGCTGGAATACTTCCGCAGCCGCGGCATCACCACGCTGCTGAACACCGGCGAGACCAACTACTACGGCAGCAGTCCAGCCCGCGTGACGAACATCCACGTCGGGGCGGGGCATTTCAAGGACCGGCTAGTGGATGCCTCCACCGTGTCGTTCAACGAACTGGTCGGCCCGGTGACGACGCAGACCGGCTTCGTGACGGGGCTGGTGATCGCCGGTGAGCGCACCGCGAACGGCGTGGGCGGCGGCATCTGCCAGGTGAGCAGCACCGTCTTCCGCGCGCTGTACGGCGCGGGACTGCCGGTGCTGCAACGCCAGAATCACTCGTACCAGGTGCACTACTACGATCCGCAGGGCCTGGACGCCACCATCTACCAGCCGTCCCTGGACCTGAAGTTCCGCAACGACACCGGCGGCGCCCTATGGTTCCAGACCGAGTGGGACGATGCGCAGTCCCGCCTGAGCGTCAGCGTGTTCGGTAAGGCGCGCGATTTCACTGTGGAACTCGGCACGCCGCGCACGCTGAAGACCACGCCCTCGCCCGCCGACCGCCTGCTTCCGGACCCGACGCTGGCGAGCGGGCAGCGTCGGCAGGTGGACTGGGCCGCGCCGGGCGCGGTGATCGAGGTCACGCGGTCGTTCGTGAAGAATGGCAAGGCCTTCAAGCAGGACGTGCTGCGCTCGTCGTACCGCCCGTGGCCGAACATCTACCTGGTGGGCACGCGCCGCTAA
- the rsmG gene encoding 16S rRNA (guanine(527)-N(7))-methyltransferase RsmG, producing MTPEGSALLRRGLNALRLGATDDQMALFARLLDLLQEGNERVNLTALKTEEDIVLKHFVDSASCLNGGHLDGDLRVVDIGTGAGFPSLPLAILRPELRITPLDSIRKKVDFVRATAQALGLDTVHPMVGRAETLGRSPEHRQRYDRVVVRAVAALPILMELALPLLAEGGLLVAQKGAITEEELDAGANAAAEVGGEVEEATPFLLPVLGDARTLVVVRKVRATPARYPRREGVPTQQPLFWRAK from the coding sequence GTGACGCCGGAAGGAAGCGCCCTGCTGCGCCGCGGCCTGAACGCGCTGCGACTCGGTGCCACAGACGATCAGATGGCGCTGTTTGCTCGGCTTCTTGATCTGTTGCAGGAAGGCAACGAGCGCGTGAACCTCACGGCGCTGAAAACGGAGGAGGACATCGTCCTGAAGCACTTCGTGGACTCGGCGTCGTGCTTGAACGGCGGTCATCTGGATGGTGACCTGCGGGTGGTTGACATCGGCACCGGTGCGGGCTTTCCGTCGTTGCCGCTGGCGATCCTGCGGCCGGAGCTGCGGATCACGCCGCTCGACTCGATCCGCAAGAAGGTGGACTTCGTGCGCGCAACGGCGCAGGCGCTGGGCCTCGACACCGTCCACCCGATGGTGGGCCGCGCGGAGACGCTGGGCCGCAGTCCTGAGCACCGGCAGCGCTACGACCGGGTGGTGGTGCGTGCGGTGGCCGCCCTCCCGATCCTGATGGAACTCGCGTTGCCGCTGCTGGCCGAGGGCGGGCTGCTCGTCGCGCAGAAGGGCGCCATTACCGAGGAGGAACTCGACGCGGGGGCGAACGCGGCGGCCGAGGTCGGGGGCGAGGTGGAGGAGGCGACGCCGTTCCTGCTGCCGGTGCTGGGCGACGCCCGGACGCTGGTGGTGGTGCGCAAGGTGCGAGCCACCCCGGCGCGCTACCCCAGACGCGAGGGTGTGCCGACCCAGCAGCCGCTATTCTGGAGGGCGAAGTGA
- a CDS encoding MFS transporter — translation MTEPAPRTAPPLLFLLTTAFLFSIGMTLVFPVLPFIVMQYVPDVPRQAGVIGALTAVFALLSFFSAPVMGALSDAYGRRPVLLVSLLGSAVGYVLFGIGGSLWILFLGRAIDGLTAGGMSALFGYIADHTSREERGKVFGQIGATVGAGFIIGPAIGGLLSHLSLSAPMYAAAAVCVLNTVWGALAMRETRPARSERTPFTAAHLNPLLQLRGVLAYPVIRRLVTVSVLFIVPFSIMGVSNALLARDVLGWGPGQVSTLFIVVGVADIIAQGFLLPHLIRWLGERGVAQLGLGLGATGLVCLALLPVLAAAPLAYVGVLLFATGEGIFNAALGTLLSISAPDDAQGRVQGGSQAFGSLSQIAGPLAGGALYSRLGPGATYAAGAAMVLVALAVLTGSRTPATPHHEVEAAG, via the coding sequence ATGACCGAGCCTGCCCCCCGGACCGCCCCGCCGCTCCTCTTCCTGCTGACCACCGCGTTCCTGTTCTCCATCGGGATGACGCTGGTGTTTCCCGTGCTGCCCTTCATCGTGATGCAGTACGTGCCGGACGTGCCCCGTCAGGCGGGCGTGATCGGCGCACTCACCGCCGTGTTCGCGCTGCTGTCGTTCTTCTCCGCACCCGTCATGGGCGCGCTCAGCGACGCCTACGGGCGCCGGCCAGTGCTGCTCGTCAGCCTGCTCGGCTCGGCGGTGGGCTACGTGCTGTTCGGCATCGGTGGCAGCCTGTGGATCCTGTTCCTGGGCCGCGCCATTGACGGCCTGACCGCGGGCGGCATGAGCGCCCTGTTCGGGTACATCGCCGACCACACCAGCCGGGAGGAACGCGGGAAGGTCTTCGGCCAGATCGGCGCGACCGTCGGCGCGGGCTTCATCATCGGCCCGGCCATCGGCGGCCTGCTGTCGCACCTCAGCCTGAGCGCCCCCATGTACGCCGCCGCCGCGGTGTGCGTGCTGAACACCGTGTGGGGCGCGCTCGCCATGCGCGAGACCCGCCCGGCCCGCAGTGAGCGCACGCCCTTTACCGCCGCGCACCTGAACCCGCTGCTACAGCTCCGCGGCGTCCTGGCATACCCCGTGATCCGCCGCCTCGTGACCGTCAGCGTGCTGTTCATCGTGCCCTTCTCCATCATGGGTGTCAGTAACGCGCTGCTCGCCCGCGACGTGCTCGGCTGGGGTCCGGGGCAGGTCAGCACGCTGTTCATCGTGGTGGGCGTGGCGGACATCATCGCGCAGGGCTTCTTGCTGCCGCACCTGATCCGGTGGCTGGGCGAACGCGGCGTCGCGCAGCTGGGCCTGGGCCTGGGCGCCACGGGGCTGGTGTGCCTCGCGCTGCTGCCCGTGCTGGCCGCCGCGCCGCTGGCGTACGTCGGCGTGCTGCTGTTCGCCACGGGCGAGGGCATCTTCAACGCCGCGCTGGGCACGCTGCTCTCCATCTCCGCGCCGGACGACGCGCAGGGCCGCGTGCAGGGCGGCTCGCAGGCGTTCGGGTCGCTGTCGCAGATCGCCGGGCCGCTGGCGGGCGGCGCGCTGTACTCCCGCTTGGGCCCCGGCGCCACGTACGCCGCCGGCGCCGCGATGGTGCTGGTCGCCCTGGCCGTACTGACGGGCAGCCGCACGCCCGCCACGCCGCACCACGAGGTCGAGGCCGCGGGCTGA
- a CDS encoding YpdA family putative bacillithiol disulfide reductase gives MTLVDVAIVGAGPVGLAAAIACKRAGLTYVVLEKGCVVNAIFEYPTYMTFFTTAPELEIGNHPMVTGHDKPDRRDALMYYRLVTQREALNVEQYTEVTHVHAAPAGFTVAVEKRDGTPGVVEARRVIVATGYYDNPLALGIPGEDGENVSHYYTEAHPFLGLDVTVIGAGNSAADAALDLWRGGARVTMVVRAPELKSTIKYWVRPDLENRIKEGSIAAHFNSRVVEIGQDAVLVQRKDGTTFELPTHFTFALTGYRPDLSFVSDLGLATQPDGCLVLSADYESSVPGVYVVGSAGFAGRTNQVFIENGRFHADHAVAAIARDLVPAAEAAR, from the coding sequence ATGACCCTGGTGGATGTCGCCATCGTCGGTGCCGGCCCGGTGGGGCTGGCCGCCGCCATCGCCTGCAAACGCGCGGGCCTGACCTACGTGGTGCTGGAGAAGGGCTGCGTCGTCAACGCGATCTTCGAGTACCCGACGTACATGACATTCTTCACGACCGCGCCGGAACTCGAGATCGGCAACCACCCGATGGTGACCGGGCACGACAAGCCGGACCGCCGCGACGCCCTGATGTACTACCGGCTGGTCACGCAGCGCGAGGCGCTGAACGTCGAGCAGTACACCGAAGTCACGCACGTACACGCGGCGCCGGCGGGCTTCACGGTGGCCGTCGAGAAACGCGACGGCACGCCGGGCGTGGTGGAGGCGCGGCGCGTGATCGTGGCCACCGGCTACTACGACAACCCCCTCGCCCTCGGCATTCCCGGCGAGGACGGCGAGAACGTCAGCCACTACTACACCGAGGCGCACCCCTTCCTGGGCCTGGACGTGACCGTGATCGGCGCCGGCAACTCCGCCGCCGACGCGGCCCTGGACCTGTGGCGCGGCGGCGCGCGGGTCACCATGGTCGTGCGTGCCCCGGAACTCAAGAGCACCATCAAGTACTGGGTGCGTCCGGACCTGGAAAACCGTATCAAGGAAGGCAGCATCGCCGCGCACTTCAATTCGCGGGTCGTGGAGATCGGCCAGGACGCCGTGCTGGTGCAGCGCAAGGACGGCACCACTTTCGAATTGCCCACGCACTTCACCTTCGCCCTGACCGGGTACCGCCCGGACCTGTCGTTCGTGTCGGACCTGGGGCTCGCCACGCAGCCGGACGGGTGCCTGGTGCTCAGCGCGGACTACGAGAGCAGCGTGCCGGGCGTGTACGTGGTGGGCAGCGCGGGCTTTGCCGGCAGGACGAACCAGGTGTTCATCGAGAACGGCCGTTTCCACGCGGACCACGCGGTCGCGGCGATCGCCCGTGACCTCGTGCCGGCCGCCGAAGCGGCGCGCTGA